A stretch of Desulfitobacterium dichloroeliminans LMG P-21439 DNA encodes these proteins:
- a CDS encoding TetR/AcrR family transcriptional regulator: protein MKENKTNKRKIQGAETKKKLYEIAANLFAQHDYADVSVEDITDAAGITKGAFYVHFGSKDALIAELIAEQAARADIDYKNFVNTLPSDIPTSVAILALTEKIADVLIHSIGHENMKKVYQLLLEGAVDSDSVKGYNRELYALFSSIIAKGINQGEFKNTLSPEALSQHFVMTIRGACYEWCIRFPAYDLKDQAVEHCRLLIEGILA from the coding sequence ATGAAAGAAAATAAAACTAATAAAAGAAAGATCCAGGGCGCTGAAACCAAAAAGAAACTTTACGAAATTGCTGCCAATCTGTTTGCTCAGCACGACTATGCTGACGTTAGCGTAGAGGATATTACTGATGCTGCAGGAATCACCAAAGGAGCTTTTTATGTGCATTTTGGGTCTAAGGATGCGCTAATCGCCGAGTTAATTGCGGAGCAAGCTGCCCGTGCCGATATAGACTATAAGAACTTTGTGAATACACTGCCCTCTGATATACCTACTTCAGTAGCAATTCTCGCTTTAACAGAAAAAATAGCCGATGTTCTTATTCACTCCATCGGCCATGAAAATATGAAGAAGGTCTACCAGTTGCTCCTTGAAGGAGCCGTGGACTCCGATTCCGTCAAAGGCTATAACCGAGAACTTTATGCATTATTCTCTAGCATCATCGCCAAAGGCATAAATCAGGGCGAATTTAAAAACACCCTCTCCCCTGAAGCTCTTTCCCAGCATTTTGTAATGACAATTAGAGGTGCTTGTTATGAGTGGTGTATCCGTTTCCCTGCCTATGATTTAAAAGATCAGGCAGTGGAGCATTGTCGTCTTTTAATTGAAGGAATATTAGCTTGA
- a CDS encoding type II toxin-antitoxin system prevent-host-death family antitoxin, with protein MPKIKPISDLRNYNEVLRDVSVGGPVFLTRNGRGRYALVDIADYEKTQATIKLMSELTKGRKSGEEKGWLLHEDVKAHFAGKIYE; from the coding sequence ATGCCGAAAATAAAGCCCATTTCAGATTTAAGGAATTATAATGAGGTTTTGCGCGATGTTTCCGTTGGTGGGCCTGTCTTTTTAACCAGGAATGGTCGTGGCCGATATGCCCTCGTCGATATTGCTGATTACGAAAAAACACAGGCGACAATCAAGCTCATGAGCGAGCTTACTAAGGGACGCAAATCGGGTGAGGAAAAAGGATGGCTTCTGCATGAAGATGTGAAAGCGCATTTCGCAGGAAAGATTTATGAATAA
- a CDS encoding type II toxin-antitoxin system RelE/ParE family toxin translates to MNKILYSPEALNDIDEIWAYINNELQNSAAAQKIVSDTLDTIEKLRDFSELGPPLSSITEFESDYGFLVCGKYIVFYRVMGLDVHIDRVLYGRRNYMSILFGTLHNDDDSE, encoded by the coding sequence ATGAATAAAATACTTTATTCACCCGAAGCCCTAAATGACATTGACGAGATATGGGCCTATATCAATAACGAATTGCAAAATTCTGCAGCCGCTCAAAAAATTGTGTCAGACACATTGGACACCATTGAGAAGCTGCGGGATTTTTCGGAATTAGGGCCACCTTTGTCCTCGATTACTGAATTTGAAAGTGATTATGGGTTTCTTGTTTGCGGAAAATATATTGTCTTTTACCGGGTGATGGGCTTAGATGTACATATAGACCGCGTGTTGTACGGAAGGCGTAATTACATGAGTATTTTGTTTGGCACATTACACAATGACGACGATTCAGAATAG